One part of the Coffea eugenioides isolate CCC68of chromosome 10, Ceug_1.0, whole genome shotgun sequence genome encodes these proteins:
- the LOC113749047 gene encoding XIAP-associated factor 1 — MAVASDDATRNCSHCDRVIPSSNFDLHFAHCSRKLEKCKICGDMVPRVSAEEHFLSTHAPVSCSLCSETMEREVLAIHKGENCPQRIVTCEFCEFPLPAIDLLEHQEVCGNRTELCYLCNRYIRLRERIGHDSRCTGVADNIAESSRATRPVERDRVPQRRQPNEFSRKRLLFTIAITGIAVLLGSLLFQRKTEHSQVH, encoded by the exons ATGGCTGTTGCTTCAGATGATGCCACTCGCAATTGCAGTCACTG TGATAGAGTGATaccttcttcaaattttgaCTTGCATTTTGCTCACTGCTCTCGGAAGTTGGAAAAATGTAAAATCTGTGGTGATATGGTTCCCAGAGTATCTGCTGAGGAACACTTCTTAAGCACTCATGCTCCG GTGTCTTGTTCTCTTTGCAGTGAGACGATGGAACGGGAAGTTTTGGCTATACATAAGGGTGAAAACTGCCCTCAGAGGATAGTAACATGCGAATTTTGTGAATTTCCATTGCCTGCAATAGATTTACTCGAGCATCAG GAAGTATGtggaaaccggacagaattatGTTATTTATGCAACCGATACATAAGACTTCGTGAAAGGATTGGCCATGATAGCAGGTGTACTGGAGTTGCTGATAATATTGCTGAATCTTCCAG GGCAACAAGGCCAGTTGAGAGAGACCGTGTTCCTCAAAGGAGGCAGCCAAACGAGTTCTCCAGAAAGCGCCTGCTGTTTACCATTGCAATTACCGGCATTGCAGTCCTTTTGGGTTCGCTTCTTTTCCAGAGGAAAACGGAACACAGTCAAGTGCACTAG
- the LOC113749402 gene encoding probable rhamnogalacturonate lyase B: MGGFKNVVKSICTCGRYPEVRKHKQGTGFMAPTGVRLSIQDRYVVMDNGILQVTLSNPDGIVTGICYNGLDNLLEVLNAESNRGYWDIVWNALDGSGKAGVFEVIKATEFRVIKETEEQVELSFLRPWDTSLQGKLAPINIDKRFILLRGCSGFYSYAIYEHLGSMDWPAFSLGETRIAFKLRKDKFHYMAVSDSRQRFMPLPDDRLSGRGQPLAYPEAVLLLNPVEPELRGEVDDKYQYSCENKDLRVHGWISMDPPVGFWQITPSDEFRSGGPLKQNLSSHVGPTTLAMFLSSHYAGDNLSPNFAKGEPWKKVFGPVFIYLNSVMGEEDPLALWDDAKIQMLREVESWPYSFPASEDFPSCDQRGNVRGRLLVKDRYVSSDYILATGAYVGLAPPGEVGSWQRECKDYQFWTKADEGGYFSIRNVRSADYNLYAWVPGFVGDYRNEALITITPGCDMDIGDIVYEPPRDGPTLWEIGFPDRSAAEFYVPDPNPKYINKVLLSSPERFRQYGLWERYSEIYSEGDLVYTVGESDYGKDWFYAQVTRKKEDNTYQGTTWQIKFKLDDVNKGGIYKLRIALASATYAELQVRINNPGTNRPLFSSGLIGRDNSIARHGIHGLYWLYNVDIQGALLVEGDNTVYLTQPRNNSPFQGFMYDYIRLEAPPS; the protein is encoded by the exons ATGGGCGGTTTCAAGAATGTTGTTAAATCCATATGCACGTGCGGGAGATATCCAG AAGTTAGGAAGCATAAACAGGGAACTGGATTCATGGCACCTACAGGGGTGCGCCTGTCAATTCAAGATCGTTAC GTGGTGATGGATAATGGTATACTGCAAGTCACGCTATCAAATCCAGATGGAATTGTTACTGGAATATGTTATAATGGCCTTGACAATTTGCTTGAAGTCCTGAATGCCGAGTCTAACAGAGG GTACTGGGACATTGTCTGGAATGCACTAGATGGAAGTGGGAAAGCAGGAGTATTTGAAGT GATCAAAGCAACAGAGTTCAGGGTTATAAAGGAAACTGAAGAACAGGTGGAGTTGTCATTCTTAAGACCATGGGATACCTCCCTCCAGGGCAAGCTGGCTCCAATAAACATAGATAAAAG GTTCATCCTACTACGTGGTTGCTCAGGCTTCTACTCCTATGCTATATATGAACACCTTGGATCGATGGACTGGCCTGCTTTCAGCTTGGGTGAAACCAGGATAGCATTCAAGCTCAGAAAAGACAA GTTTCATTATATGGCTGTGTCAGACAGTCGACAAAGATTTATGCCTCTACCAGATGACAGATTATCAGGAAGAGGCCAACCTCTTGCATATCCTGAAGCAGTCCTCCTTTTGAATCCAGTGGAGCCCGAGCTCAGAGGAGAG GTGGATGACAAGTACCAGTACTCGTGCGAAAACAAAGATCTTAGGGTTCACGGATGGATATCCATGGACCCACCTGTGGGGTTCTGGCAAATTACACCTAGTGATGAATTCAGATCTGGTGGGCCTCTGAAGCAGAACCTATCCTCCCATGTGGGCCCCACAACTCTTGCT ATGTTTCTTAGTTCTCACTATGCTGGGGATAATTTGTCACCAAATTTTGCAAAAGGTGAGCCATGGAAGAAAGTTTTTGGCCCAGTTTTCATCTATCTTAATTCTGTCATGGGTGAAGAAGATCCACTGGCACTCTGGGATGATGCAAAGATACAG ATGTTGAGGGAAGTTGAGAGCTGGCCGTACAGTTTCCCAGCCTCAGAGGATTTTCCATCTTGTGATCAACGGGGGAATGTTAGAGGTAGACTGTTGGTCAAAGACAG GTATGTTAGCAGTGACTATATACTAGCAACTGGTGCATATGTGGGATTGGCCCCACCAGGGGAAGTTGGATCCTGGCAAAGAGAATGCAAG GACTACCAATTTTGGACGAAGGCAGATGAGGGAGGGTACTTTTCCATAAGAAATGTCCGAAGTGCTGATTATAATCTCTATGCTTGGGTCCCTGGATTTGTTGGAGATTATCGGAATGAGGCACTCATTACCATAACTCCAG GTTGTGATATGGATATTGGTGATATTGTATATGAGCCTCCAAGAGATGGTCCAACTTTGTGGGAAATTGGCTTTCCAGATCGCTCTGCTGCAGAGTTTTATGTTCCTGATCCGAACCCGAAGTACATCAACAAAGTCCTTCTGAGTAGCCCTGAAAG GTTCAGGCAATATGGACTGTGGGAGAGGTATTCAGAGATATATTCTGAAGGAGATTTGGTGTATACAGTTGGTGAGAGCGATTATGGGAAAGATTGGTTTTACGCTCAGGTCACCAG GAAGAAAGAGGATAATACTTATCAAGGTACCACCTGGCAGATCAAGTTCAAGCTTGATGATGTCAACAAAGGAGGGATCTATAAGTTGCGCATTGCACTTGCATCTGCAACATATGCTGAATTGCAG GTGCGTATCAACAACCCAGGTACAAATCGGCCTTTGTTCTCCTCTGGATTGATTGGAAGGGATAACTCTATTGCAAGGCATGGGATCCATGGGCTTTATTGGCTTTACAATGTGGACATCCAAGGTGCTTTACTAGTGGAAGGGGATAATACAGTTTATTTAACACAGCCAAGAAATAACAGTCCTTTTCAGGGTTTCATGTATGACTATATACGCTTGGAAGCTCCCCCCAGCTAA